In one window of Xiphophorus hellerii strain 12219 chromosome 23, Xiphophorus_hellerii-4.1, whole genome shotgun sequence DNA:
- the LOC116714954 gene encoding BTB/POZ domain-containing protein KCTD16-like, with protein sequence MALSENCKTQPAKDQGSVQNPPSDVVELNVGGQVYYTRHATLTSFPNSLLGKLFSNKKGSSNDLSRDFRGRYFIDRDGFLFRYVLDYLRDKQVVLPDHFPERGRLKREAEYFQLPELTKLLSGEEPKLFQDDSDWDEESQSSDHRLYPSYSLDRRYGYITVAFRGREYHTDPKAKKLPRIFISSRIGLAKEVFGDALNENGDLDRPRDRYTCRFYLKFKHLERAFDMLSETGFHIVACNTSLTASSTGHYADDRVWSNYTQYIFYRGPSRWSSSHCDCCCKSHKSEREGESGTSFNDLSTSCSETQSEASTPQGTVIHAPVSRQSKIQTLDRPVPKGPALMLQQQAEMRRKTDMLRVRTFGMRERDAAKRKAHKEKMTPEQELQKCIQDFRRIRIPDHFPERKYMWQSELLRKYRL encoded by the exons ATGGCACTGAGCGAAAACTGCAAAACGCAGCCCGCCAAAGACCAGGGCTCGGTGCAAAACCCTCCGTCAGACGTGGTTGAGCTGAACGTGGGTGGGCAGGTTTATTACACCCGTCACGCCACCCTGACGAGCTTCCCGAATTCCTTACTTGGGAAGCTGTTTTCTAACAAGAAGGGGTCTTCAAATGACTTATCACGGGATTTCAGAGGGCGGTATTTTATTGACAGAGATGGATTTTTGTTCCGATATGTGTTGGATTACCTCAGAGACAAGCAGGTTGTCCTCCCTGACCACTTTCCAGAGAGAGGGAGGCTGAAAAGAGAGGCCGAGTACTTCCAGCTGCCAGAACTGACCAAACTTCTGTCAGGTGAGGAGCCTAAGCTGTTTCAGGATGACAGTGACTGGGATGAGGAGTCGCAGAGCAGCGATCACAGGCTGTACCCGTCTTACTCCCTGGACAGGAGGTATGGTTACATTACTGTCGCCTTCAGAGGCAGAGAGTACCACACTGACCCCAAGGCCAAAAAGTTACCCAGAATCTTCATCAGCAGCCGGATTGGACTGGCCAAGGAGGTGTTTGGAGACGCCCTGAATGAGAATGGGGATCTGGACAGACCCCGGGACCGATACACCTGCAGGTTTTACCTCAAGTTCAAGCACCTGGAGAGGGCTTTTGACATGCTGTCAGAGACTGGCTTTCACATTGTGGCCTGTAACACCTCGCTGACTGCGTCCTCAACGGGTCATTACGCGGACGACAGGGTCTGGTCCAACTATACACAGTACATCTTTTACC GTGGGCCCTCGCGGTGGTCGTCCTCTCACTGTGACTGCTGCTGCAAGAGCCACAAAAGTGAGCGCGAGGGTGAGAGTGGCACCTCTTTCAACGAcctctccacttcctgctccgAGACCCAGTCGGAGGCCAGCACCCCCCAGGGAACCGTGATCCACGCGCCCGTGAGCCGTCAGTCCAAAATCCAGACCCTGGATCGACCTGTTCCCAAAGGCCCAGCCCtcatgctgcagcagcaggccGAGATGCGCCGCAAGACGGACATGCTGCGCGTGAGGACCTTCGGCATGCGGGAGCGAGACGCCGCCAAGAGGAAAGCACACAAAGAGAAGATGACTCCGgagcaggagctgcagaaatgcaTTCAGGACTTCCGGCGCATTAGGATTCCCGATCACTTCCCGGAGAGGAAGTACATGTGGCAATCCGAGCTCTTAAGAAAGTACAGACTCTAA